In Flavobacterium sp. N3904, one DNA window encodes the following:
- a CDS encoding T9SS type B sorting domain-containing protein: MKKVLFIILFFFSINSFAQFSKTHYIPPLISSTGLVEDQYLYISTPSLKNVTFKIIANGGSVQYGTVNSTNPYRYDIGSGDNTQLFTPTTGIIKNKGYIIEAEDLIYVSARVNAGINNNGGYNHAGGLVSKGNSALGTIFRLGAMLNPLFDTSLLNFASVLATENGTKITISNLQNGTRLLDGSVISGPITVILNKNESYILALENYDDGSSVSNSSKIIGALVTSDKPVVVNSGSFGGSNSIVTRANQDGVQSPTGRDVGFDQIVSLEKTGKEYVFVKGIGTDELERVLLVAHSDQTQIFLNGSSAPFKILNKGEYIALDGSQFINGNMYITATENIFAYQSIGGSDSPANQNLFFVPPINCSTPNTVDNIPLIQSIGNTTFDGVINIVTESGANVLLNNNPITSPPIAIIGNPKFVRYTEYGLSGNISVKSTKQVYVSYFGTNGAATYGGYYSGFDLKPEIVSDKTSVENSPCIPNVSLKINSLSSYDTFQWYKNDIAISSATNNNYTPTQPGFYQVKGSISGCLSDVFSDKIPVSECPTNYDNDLANDNIDIDYDNDGILNCTESYGDQALNIANLSSGIVTTGTYSNSFSGFITNTTPAATIPFAGNADGSFVTEVLAGKGFSVTYNLNFIKPINISLEYVSAANSTDLLNTDSEYSINSDIDKTITVLNPTNQLLIDTNYDGIYESGVTQFSSFEIRFRLNGSIPLPAGTGTFKFQSFQTKSLKITHKNLLDSAANKATFRLVATCIPKDSDNDGIPDQLDADSDNDGITDLIESQKSPKILSNIDSNLNGLDDIFEPITITIDTDNDGVSDYLDLDSDNDGIYDLVESGSNTADGNKNGILDATAYGTNGLADALETAPDNGILNYTVSDTDADGIMNASETDSDNDFCNDVIEAGFTDPNFDGQLGTNPVTVNANGVVTSKTDGYTTPNGNYSIANPILVTKQPANQSICELQNTTFSIESNADTFLWQLSSDGGNTWNSIIDNAIYSGAKTASLLVTKVNATMNGYQYRILLDKNNNACGLTSVVAVLTVFALPVLNSPITLVQCDDDTDGISNFNVAEKNSFVSSNYTNEIFFYYTTLAGANTKDAATLITNPIAYTSSNKSIWTRVENSNGCFSVAQLDLVVSTTQINSSFNKVFEVCDDFIDATNDDKDGIATFDFSSIAADIQVLLPGSSANYTIKYYANEADALAESNAIPNPSNYRNTTPNQQDIWVRVESNLDNACFGLGSYITLQVNPKPNIDTNDNQNANELVCSNLPNFFVKLDAGIIGNTPTSDYSYVWSKNGSIIPNENNYILNVNEEGIYTVTVSTTKGCDRTRTITVTASDIAHLDSVTISDLSESNTVTANVSGQGDYEYSIDLPNGPFQESNFFDNISAGIHDLYIRDKNGCGTFSKTIAVLGIPKFFTPNNDGYNDYWNIKGANETFNNGAKILIFDRFGKLIKQVLASSNGWDGTFIGNPMPADDYWYTIKLEDGREAKGHFSLKR; the protein is encoded by the coding sequence ATGAAAAAAGTCTTATTCATTATACTTTTCTTTTTTTCGATAAACAGCTTTGCTCAGTTTAGCAAAACCCATTATATCCCGCCATTAATCTCCTCTACTGGACTGGTTGAAGATCAATATTTATACATTTCTACACCCAGTCTAAAAAATGTAACTTTCAAAATAATTGCAAATGGGGGAAGCGTTCAATATGGAACTGTCAATAGCACAAATCCTTATAGATATGATATTGGATCAGGAGACAACACCCAATTATTCACTCCTACGACCGGAATTATAAAAAACAAAGGTTATATTATTGAAGCCGAAGATTTGATTTATGTCAGTGCCAGAGTCAATGCCGGAATCAATAATAATGGAGGTTATAATCATGCAGGTGGCCTTGTATCTAAAGGCAATAGCGCGTTAGGAACAATTTTTAGATTAGGCGCTATGCTCAATCCTCTTTTTGACACTTCATTGTTAAACTTTGCTTCTGTACTTGCTACCGAAAACGGAACAAAAATAACTATTTCAAACCTTCAAAACGGAACCAGACTTTTGGATGGATCGGTAATTTCTGGACCAATCACAGTAATATTAAATAAAAATGAAAGTTACATTCTTGCATTGGAAAATTATGATGATGGAAGTAGTGTTTCTAACAGTTCTAAAATAATTGGAGCATTGGTAACTTCCGATAAACCGGTTGTTGTCAATTCTGGTTCTTTTGGCGGAAGCAATAGCATAGTGACACGCGCAAATCAAGATGGAGTTCAAAGTCCTACTGGAAGAGACGTAGGTTTTGACCAAATAGTTTCATTAGAAAAAACCGGGAAAGAATATGTTTTTGTAAAAGGAATTGGAACTGATGAATTGGAGCGCGTTCTATTAGTTGCTCATTCTGATCAAACACAAATTTTTCTCAATGGCAGTTCTGCCCCCTTTAAAATACTCAATAAAGGTGAATATATTGCCTTGGATGGAAGCCAATTCATCAATGGGAATATGTATATAACTGCTACCGAAAATATATTTGCCTACCAAAGTATTGGCGGATCCGATTCACCCGCCAATCAAAACTTATTTTTTGTTCCCCCAATAAATTGTTCAACACCAAATACGGTTGACAACATTCCTTTAATACAATCCATTGGGAACACCACATTTGATGGTGTTATAAATATTGTTACAGAATCAGGAGCAAATGTTTTACTAAACAACAATCCAATTACTTCGCCGCCTATTGCTATTATAGGAAATCCAAAATTCGTACGATATACTGAATATGGTTTGTCTGGAAATATATCGGTAAAATCAACCAAACAAGTTTATGTGTCTTATTTTGGTACTAATGGAGCTGCAACCTATGGAGGCTATTATTCCGGTTTTGATTTAAAACCTGAAATTGTATCCGACAAAACATCGGTCGAAAATTCCCCCTGTATTCCAAACGTATCATTGAAAATCAATTCATTATCTTCTTATGATACTTTTCAATGGTACAAAAATGATATTGCAATTTCATCTGCAACCAATAATAATTATACACCGACGCAGCCTGGTTTTTATCAGGTAAAAGGAAGTATATCGGGTTGTTTGAGTGATGTTTTCTCGGATAAAATCCCAGTGAGTGAGTGCCCAACAAATTATGATAACGATTTAGCAAATGACAATATCGACATTGATTACGACAATGATGGAATCTTAAATTGTACAGAATCGTATGGTGATCAAGCATTAAACATTGCCAATTTAAGCTCGGGTATTGTAACAACAGGAACCTACTCAAATTCATTTTCTGGTTTCATTACCAACACTACACCCGCAGCTACTATTCCTTTTGCAGGAAATGCAGATGGTAGTTTTGTAACCGAAGTTTTGGCAGGAAAAGGATTTTCAGTAACTTACAATTTAAATTTCATTAAACCCATAAACATTAGTTTGGAATATGTTTCTGCGGCAAACTCAACCGATTTATTAAATACCGATTCCGAATATAGTATCAATTCAGACATTGACAAAACAATTACAGTTTTGAACCCAACCAATCAGTTGCTGATTGACACCAATTACGATGGAATTTATGAAAGCGGTGTTACTCAATTTTCGTCTTTCGAAATTCGTTTCAGATTGAATGGAAGTATTCCTTTACCAGCAGGAACTGGTACTTTTAAATTTCAATCGTTTCAAACCAAATCTTTAAAAATAACCCACAAAAATCTCTTGGATTCTGCAGCCAACAAAGCGACCTTCAGACTTGTTGCCACTTGTATTCCAAAAGATTCCGATAATGACGGAATCCCGGACCAATTGGATGCAGACTCGGATAACGATGGCATAACAGACCTTATTGAGAGCCAAAAATCACCAAAAATATTATCCAATATTGATAGTAATCTAAATGGACTCGATGATATTTTCGAACCCATAACAATCACAATTGACACTGATAATGACGGTGTTTCAGATTATCTAGATCTGGATAGTGACAATGATGGAATCTATGATTTGGTCGAATCTGGCAGTAATACTGCAGATGGTAATAAAAATGGAATTCTCGACGCAACTGCTTATGGAACTAACGGACTTGCAGATGCTTTGGAAACTGCTCCAGATAATGGAATTCTAAACTATACCGTTTCGGATACCGATGCTGATGGTATAATGAATGCTTCCGAAACTGACAGCGACAATGACTTTTGCAACGATGTTATTGAAGCTGGTTTTACAGACCCCAATTTTGACGGACAGCTAGGAACAAATCCCGTTACTGTTAACGCAAACGGAGTCGTAACCAGTAAAACCGATGGTTATACCACACCAAACGGTAATTATAGTATTGCCAATCCAATCCTTGTAACCAAACAACCCGCAAATCAATCTATTTGTGAATTACAAAATACCACTTTTAGTATTGAATCCAATGCTGATACTTTCCTTTGGCAACTATCTTCAGATGGAGGTAATACCTGGAATTCAATTATAGACAATGCCATTTATTCTGGAGCCAAAACTGCATCATTACTCGTAACCAAAGTAAATGCAACAATGAATGGATATCAATATCGTATTCTTTTAGACAAAAATAATAATGCTTGTGGCTTGACCTCTGTTGTTGCTGTATTGACTGTTTTTGCTTTACCTGTTTTAAATTCCCCAATTACATTAGTACAATGTGATGATGATACTGATGGAATATCCAATTTTAATGTCGCCGAGAAAAACAGTTTCGTTTCTTCCAATTATACTAACGAAATTTTTTTCTATTACACTACTTTGGCTGGAGCAAACACAAAAGATGCAGCTACACTCATCACAAATCCTATCGCTTATACAAGTTCTAATAAAAGTATTTGGACAAGAGTTGAAAACTCAAATGGTTGTTTTAGTGTAGCCCAATTAGATCTTGTCGTTTCAACAACTCAAATCAATTCTTCTTTCAATAAAGTTTTTGAAGTTTGTGATGATTTTATAGATGCCACCAATGATGACAAAGACGGAATCGCCACGTTTGATTTCAGCAGTATAGCAGCCGATATTCAAGTTTTACTGCCAGGTTCAAGTGCAAACTATACTATAAAATACTATGCAAATGAAGCCGATGCCTTAGCGGAAAGCAATGCCATTCCGAATCCATCCAATTATAGAAATACGACTCCCAATCAACAAGATATTTGGGTAAGAGTAGAAAGCAATCTCGACAATGCCTGCTTTGGACTAGGCTCTTATATCACACTTCAGGTCAATCCAAAACCAAATATTGACACCAACGATAATCAAAATGCTAATGAATTAGTTTGTTCCAATTTACCAAACTTTTTTGTTAAACTGGATGCTGGAATTATTGGCAATACTCCAACTAGTGATTACAGCTATGTTTGGTCCAAAAACGGAAGCATTATTCCAAACGAAAATAATTACATCTTAAATGTCAATGAAGAAGGGATATATACTGTAACTGTTTCAACAACTAAAGGCTGCGACAGAACCCGAACAATAACCGTAACGGCATCTGATATTGCACATCTCGACTCGGTTACTATATCTGATTTATCCGAATCAAATACTGTCACTGCTAACGTTTCAGGTCAAGGAGATTACGAATACAGCATTGATTTGCCCAACGGACCTTTTCAAGAATCCAATTTTTTTGACAACATTTCCGCAGGAATACACGACCTCTACATTCGAGACAAAAATGGATGCGGAACATTCTCAAAAACAATCGCAGTACTTGGAATCCCTAAATTTTTTACTCCAAACAATGATGGTTACAATGATTATTGGAATATAAAAGGAGCCAATGAAACGTTTAATAACGGAGCAAAAATTCTAATATTTGACCGCTTTGGAAAACTTATCAAACAAGTTCTTGCCTCAAGCAATGGTTGGGATGGGACTTTTATAGGTAACCCAATGCCTGCTGATGATTATTGGTACACTATTAAACTGGAAGATGGCAGAGAAGCTAAGGGACATTTTTCGCTGAAAAGATAA
- a CDS encoding ABC transporter permease, translating to MKRLLSIELQKIWLNKASRVLTLTYFILLSFIALIASIKFNIGNIHFQVAEMGIFNFPYIWHFNTYIAAILKFFLAIVIVSMMANEYSYGTLKQNLIDGLSKKEFILSKFVTIVLFSLCSTVFVFVMTLILGYSFSSYTEIAIVFSDLEYILAFFVKLVGFFSFCLFLGILVKRSAFALGFLLVWDIIEAIGKGILTFRIFPDSNTASYITQFFPLEAMSNLISEPFTRLSLVKTIGTQMGVENLKDYSVSFSATAIVLCWTVIFLFLSYRILKNRDL from the coding sequence ATGAAACGATTACTCTCTATAGAATTACAAAAAATTTGGTTAAACAAAGCCAGTCGTGTACTGACTTTAACTTATTTTATATTACTTTCTTTTATCGCTTTGATAGCTTCTATCAAGTTTAACATTGGCAATATTCATTTTCAGGTGGCTGAAATGGGCATCTTTAATTTCCCTTATATCTGGCATTTCAACACGTATATTGCAGCCATTTTGAAATTCTTTTTGGCGATAGTTATCGTTTCGATGATGGCCAATGAATACAGCTATGGCACATTAAAACAAAATTTAATTGACGGATTGAGCAAGAAAGAATTCATACTTTCAAAATTCGTTACTATAGTATTATTTTCATTGTGTTCTACTGTATTTGTTTTTGTGATGACTCTAATTCTAGGATATAGTTTTTCCTCTTATACAGAAATTGCAATTGTTTTTTCTGATCTGGAATATATTTTGGCCTTTTTTGTAAAACTGGTTGGATTTTTCTCTTTCTGTTTGTTCTTGGGAATACTCGTAAAACGATCTGCATTTGCATTGGGATTTTTATTGGTTTGGGATATTATTGAAGCAATTGGAAAAGGTATTTTGACTTTTAGAATTTTTCCTGATAGTAACACTGCAAGTTACATTACCCAATTTTTTCCTTTAGAAGCGATGTCAAATCTAATCTCAGAACCCTTTACAAGATTGTCATTAGTAAAAACTATTGGAACCCAAATGGGTGTTGAAAATTTGAAAGACTATAGCGTTTCATTTTCAGCAACTGCAATTGTTTTGTGCTGGACTGTAATTTTCCTTTTCCTATCGTACCGAATATTAAAAAATAGGGATTTATAG
- a CDS encoding T9SS type B sorting domain-containing protein, with amino-acid sequence MNGIKKNLFFVLCFCSSIATAQFIAVDDTKTAQQLIENILVNSSCANVSNFSANGDTFTTGQNSYGYFNSNSSSFPFTEGIVLSTSSSKNSIGPYQSNKDGGGNTLWLGDSDLDQTLGIKSINATVLEFDFVPLTNFVSFNYIFASNEYQSYFPCEFSDGFAFLIKEKGSADSYTNIAVLSGTTIPVSSKNVHPITNSVVDNQNITHAGCPAINESYFNGFNNATSPVNFSAQTIKLKAQADVIIGKTYHIKLVIADDKAQYFDSAVFLEAGSFSAKLDLGPDRSQASNNSICYGESFTIDTKLPATYTYEWFKDGSTIPIPGETKPTLTITGAGIYKVKVILSPSTCKAEDEIKIEYAPQIVLNNTTLSQCDDDGDGVAVFDLTKVDNIIKNNDTSLSKVIYYTSLGDAQGNSNPILNPTTFKNTTINQILYAKVNNTFGCSNYAQLNLSISNNTIAIQNPIKTCDNDANQDGFTQFDLNNMVTPQVINGLVPGLKVEYYFNQTDAIDQKNQLPNSYTNIIPNQQTIYARIVNGSDCYKITPETLIVNTFDPPNFQEETVYLCNGSNKNLVIENGFSSYLWSNGDTTNTLNVKTPGNYSVTVTDTNGCQKMKKIIVKSSGIGSITNATVTDFSGSENTISISYSGDGVYEFSLDGNYYQDSPLFTNINPGIYFATIRDKNGCGATTPYPVYVLDYPRFFSPNNDGFNDTWKIKNLDILPKSTITIFDRYGKLLKELNSSNIGWNGTLNGITLPADDYWFILSFVDGKQIKGHFSLKR; translated from the coding sequence ATGAATGGTATTAAAAAAAATCTTTTTTTTGTTCTCTGCTTTTGCTCATCAATTGCAACTGCGCAGTTTATTGCAGTAGACGACACCAAAACTGCCCAACAACTCATAGAGAATATTTTGGTCAATAGCAGTTGTGCTAACGTTTCTAACTTTAGTGCAAACGGTGACACATTTACAACTGGGCAAAATAGTTATGGTTATTTTAATTCCAATAGCAGTAGTTTTCCTTTTACCGAAGGAATAGTATTGAGTACATCCAGCAGTAAAAATTCAATAGGCCCTTATCAAAGCAACAAAGATGGTGGCGGAAATACGTTGTGGCTGGGCGATAGTGATTTGGACCAAACATTGGGAATAAAAAGCATAAATGCAACTGTACTCGAATTTGATTTTGTGCCTTTAACCAATTTTGTTAGCTTCAATTATATTTTTGCTTCGAATGAATACCAATCCTATTTTCCTTGTGAATTCTCCGATGGTTTTGCTTTTCTGATTAAGGAAAAAGGGAGCGCTGACAGTTATACGAATATTGCTGTTCTATCGGGAACGACGATTCCGGTCTCTTCAAAAAATGTACATCCAATCACAAACTCGGTTGTAGACAATCAAAATATTACCCATGCTGGCTGTCCTGCCATAAATGAATCTTATTTTAATGGATTTAATAACGCTACAAGCCCAGTAAATTTTAGCGCACAAACTATTAAATTAAAAGCGCAGGCCGATGTGATCATTGGAAAAACCTATCATATAAAATTGGTAATTGCCGATGATAAAGCACAATATTTTGACTCAGCCGTATTTCTGGAAGCGGGAAGCTTTTCGGCAAAATTAGATTTGGGTCCTGATCGTTCTCAGGCAAGCAATAATTCAATTTGTTATGGAGAAAGCTTTACTATTGACACCAAACTTCCTGCAACTTATACTTACGAATGGTTTAAAGATGGCTCTACGATTCCAATTCCAGGTGAAACAAAACCAACGCTAACTATAACAGGAGCTGGCATCTACAAAGTAAAAGTTATTTTATCTCCTTCTACCTGTAAAGCCGAAGATGAGATAAAAATAGAATATGCTCCTCAAATCGTTTTAAATAACACAACCTTATCCCAATGTGATGATGATGGTGATGGAGTAGCTGTTTTTGATTTGACCAAAGTGGACAATATCATTAAAAACAACGATACTAGCCTCTCGAAAGTGATTTATTATACCTCATTAGGAGATGCTCAGGGAAATAGTAACCCAATTTTGAATCCAACTACTTTTAAAAACACAACAATCAATCAAATCCTTTATGCCAAAGTGAATAACACTTTTGGTTGCAGTAATTATGCACAACTGAATTTGTCCATTTCAAACAATACTATTGCAATTCAAAATCCAATAAAAACTTGTGACAATGACGCCAATCAAGATGGATTTACACAGTTTGACTTAAATAATATGGTAACGCCTCAAGTGATTAATGGATTGGTTCCTGGTTTAAAAGTTGAGTATTATTTTAACCAAACTGATGCCATTGACCAAAAGAATCAATTGCCGAATAGTTACACTAATATTATTCCAAATCAGCAAACTATTTATGCCCGAATTGTAAATGGTTCTGATTGCTATAAAATTACACCCGAAACACTAATTGTAAACACTTTTGACCCTCCCAATTTTCAAGAGGAAACTGTTTATTTATGCAATGGATCTAATAAAAACTTAGTCATTGAAAATGGCTTTTCTAGTTATTTGTGGAGTAATGGTGACACGACAAATACATTGAACGTTAAAACTCCTGGAAATTATTCGGTAACAGTAACTGATACGAACGGTTGCCAAAAAATGAAAAAAATCATCGTGAAATCATCCGGGATTGGTTCCATTACCAATGCAACTGTTACTGATTTTTCCGGATCCGAAAACACAATTTCAATTTCATATTCTGGTGATGGAGTTTACGAATTTTCATTAGACGGAAATTACTACCAAGATAGTCCATTGTTTACAAACATAAATCCTGGTATTTATTTTGCAACTATCAGGGATAAAAATGGTTGTGGGGCTACTACTCCATATCCAGTTTATGTGCTTGATTACCCTCGATTTTTCTCCCCAAATAATGATGGTTTTAATGATACTTGGAAAATAAAAAATCTTGATATTCTGCCAAAATCTACCATTACGATTTTTGATCGTTATGGTAAATTATTAAAAGAATTGAATTCAAGCAATATTGGCTGGAATGGCACATTAAATGGAATTACACTACCCGCAGATGATTATTGGTTTATACTGTCGTTTGTAGATGGAAAGCAAATAAAAGGGCATTTTTCATTAAAAAGATAG
- a CDS encoding ABC transporter ATP-binding protein, whose protein sequence is METILKIQNLNKRYGSVQALKNVSLEIKKGNVYGILGPNGSGKSTTLGIVLNVVNKSSGEYSWFGGNLQTHEALKKVGAIIERPNFYPYMTAQENLKLVCKIKNINYSKIPEKLELVGLNDRKDSKFSTFSLGMKQRLAIASALLNDPEILILDEPTNGLDPQGIHQIRDIIKQIAAKGTTILLASHLLDEVEKVCTHVLVLRKGEVLYSGSVDGISANEGFFELQTDDIEHLIQVLNTHPAIEKMTKSEGKLLVYLKTNLESKDLNQFLFSNNICLSHLVKRKNSLEEQFLELTKNQ, encoded by the coding sequence TTGGAAACAATACTTAAAATTCAAAACCTCAATAAACGTTATGGCAGTGTTCAGGCCTTAAAAAATGTTTCATTAGAAATAAAAAAAGGCAATGTTTACGGGATTCTTGGTCCCAATGGAAGCGGAAAATCTACAACCTTGGGCATTGTACTCAATGTGGTCAATAAGTCATCGGGAGAATACAGTTGGTTTGGCGGTAACCTGCAAACGCACGAAGCATTGAAAAAAGTAGGAGCCATCATTGAAAGACCCAACTTTTATCCTTACATGACCGCTCAAGAAAACCTAAAACTGGTTTGTAAAATAAAAAATATCAATTACTCAAAAATCCCTGAGAAGTTAGAATTAGTAGGTTTAAACGACAGAAAAGACAGTAAGTTCAGTACTTTTTCATTGGGGATGAAACAACGCCTTGCCATTGCATCTGCCCTACTGAATGATCCAGAAATCTTAATTCTGGATGAACCCACCAATGGATTGGATCCACAGGGAATTCATCAAATACGAGATATAATCAAACAAATCGCAGCAAAAGGAACTACCATTTTACTGGCTTCTCATTTATTGGACGAAGTGGAGAAAGTATGTACCCATGTTTTGGTTTTAAGAAAAGGTGAAGTACTCTATTCTGGTTCTGTAGATGGCATTTCTGCCAATGAAGGTTTCTTCGAATTGCAGACAGACGATATCGAACATTTAATTCAGGTACTGAATACCCACCCCGCTATTGAAAAAATGACTAAATCTGAAGGAAAACTTTTGGTGTATTTAAAAACAAATTTAGAGTCAAAAGATTTGAATCAGTTTCTGTTTTCAAATAACATTTGTCTAAGTCATTTAGTAAAACGCAAAAACAGTCTGGAAGAGCAATTTTTGGAATTAACCAAGAATCAATAA
- a CDS encoding sensor histidine kinase, which translates to MKNKLEHYIEAAKYAKIGLWEIDLLTNVSYWDDVTKSIHEVEDDFVVTVENGINFYREGANRTKIINLVENAIQKGIPYKGTFEILTAKNNTRFIETIGHIVYKDGKIIKVRGTIQDITKEQNLINDLQLNIDKLYSIFSSANDAILIIDASNGIITDCNSRLTDLSGYSDSELIGSHKSILFPQKYWEEIKFFLHQHTDEGVYKVQETFLKTKNGIVIPIEMASGKKFQIDDKIYLVSFFRDISERKKNEERMQMLLLAASGTSDTVLIADAQGLSIWANNAYLELTGLTMEQIVGHKAGYLSKGKKTDKITTDRMREAILAKQSFNTTILNYNQKKEEYWFELNITPVFDSENNLLNFVGVGRDVTLRKEKEIELKRLLDLTIDQNNRLFNFSHIVSHNIRSHSSNLTMLIDVIENEEDPNEKIKYISMLKGATEKLEETIRYLNEIITIQQNSNIKKTKVFLREEIKKTNNALNLTINKSQITIINTIPEDLIISVIPAYLDSILLNLLTNAIKYKSPKRKAFLKISHKIEETCTVISFEDNGLGIDLDKYGKKVFGMYKTFHGNHDALGIGLFITKNQIEAMGGKIEIESIEDVGSTFKIYLNEK; encoded by the coding sequence ATGAAAAACAAGCTAGAGCATTATATCGAAGCGGCAAAATATGCTAAAATTGGACTTTGGGAGATTGATCTTTTGACCAATGTCTCTTATTGGGATGATGTTACCAAATCAATACATGAAGTAGAAGATGATTTTGTTGTCACTGTTGAAAATGGAATTAATTTCTATCGTGAAGGAGCAAACAGGACAAAGATCATAAATCTTGTTGAAAATGCAATCCAAAAAGGGATACCTTACAAAGGTACATTTGAAATTCTCACCGCAAAAAACAATACTCGTTTTATAGAAACTATTGGACATATTGTATATAAAGATGGAAAAATCATAAAAGTAAGAGGTACTATTCAAGATATTACAAAAGAGCAAAACTTAATTAATGATCTTCAACTAAATATCGATAAATTATATTCCATTTTTTCCAGTGCAAACGATGCTATTTTAATAATTGACGCCTCTAATGGAATTATAACAGACTGCAACTCCAGATTAACTGATCTTTCAGGTTACAGTGATTCTGAATTAATAGGAAGTCATAAATCAATTCTATTCCCACAAAAATACTGGGAAGAAATTAAATTTTTTCTTCATCAACATACCGATGAAGGGGTCTACAAAGTACAAGAAACCTTTTTGAAAACCAAAAACGGAATCGTAATACCAATAGAAATGGCTTCTGGAAAGAAATTTCAAATTGATGATAAGATTTATTTAGTTTCGTTTTTTAGAGATATCAGCGAAAGAAAAAAAAATGAAGAACGGATGCAAATGCTATTACTTGCTGCATCTGGGACATCTGACACTGTTTTAATTGCAGACGCTCAAGGGCTTAGCATTTGGGCAAACAATGCATATCTGGAATTAACAGGACTCACTATGGAACAAATAGTGGGACACAAAGCAGGTTATTTGTCTAAAGGAAAAAAGACAGATAAGATTACTACTGACAGAATGAGAGAAGCTATTCTAGCTAAACAAAGTTTTAATACGACTATTCTAAATTATAACCAAAAAAAGGAAGAATATTGGTTTGAATTGAATATTACACCCGTTTTTGATAGTGAAAATAATTTACTGAATTTTGTTGGAGTTGGAAGAGATGTTACACTTAGAAAAGAAAAAGAAATCGAACTCAAACGTCTTCTTGATTTAACAATTGATCAAAACAACCGGCTTTTTAATTTTTCGCATATTGTTTCCCATAATATTCGTTCGCACTCGAGTAATTTAACAATGCTTATAGATGTGATAGAAAACGAAGAAGATCCCAATGAGAAAATAAAGTATATAAGCATGCTCAAAGGTGCAACAGAAAAACTGGAAGAAACAATAAGGTACTTAAACGAAATTATCACGATTCAACAAAATTCTAATATCAAAAAAACAAAAGTCTTTTTAAGAGAAGAAATCAAAAAAACAAATAATGCTTTGAATTTGACCATCAATAAAAGTCAAATCACTATTATCAACACCATTCCTGAAGATCTAATTATCAGCGTTATACCAGCTTATCTGGATAGCATTTTATTAAATTTATTGACAAATGCCATAAAATATAAATCCCCAAAACGAAAAGCCTTTTTAAAAATCAGTCATAAAATTGAGGAAACATGTACTGTTATTTCATTTGAAGATAATGGTTTAGGGATCGATTTAGATAAATACGGGAAAAAAGTTTTTGGCATGTATAAAACTTTTCATGGCAATCATGACGCATTGGGCATTGGATTATTTATTACCAAAAACCAAATTGAAGCAATGGGTGGTAAGATTGAAATAGAAAGCATTGAAGACGTGGGTTCTACTTTCAAAATTTATTTAAACGAAAAATAA